Within the Candidatus Culexarchaeum yellowstonense genome, the region GGATTTAAACTTCAACTTAAGATCTGGGGTTGGAGATATTATGAACGTGGGAACTCCGAATTGCATAGAGAAATCTTCAATATTGAAAAACTTCCTAACTAGAGCTTCAATGGAAGTTACATCAACCATGGATTCTGCCATAAACTACCAACTACAATCATGAACAGTAAAACCTAAAAATATTTCCATAATAATTGGTCTTAGGGAATAATATTGTCTGAAGCGAAGTACACCATAAGGATGGTTGAATTAAAGGATATACCAGTGGTTATGGAAATAAATATGAAGTGCCTACCGGAAAACTACACACAATCCTTCTTCATGCAACACTACAGGAAGTTTCCAAAAGCATTCCTTGTGGCTGAAGTTGAGGGGAAGGTTGTGGGATACATAATGTGTAGGGTGGAACATGGAATTTCAAACTTCAAATTCGCATTAACAAAGAAGGGGCATGTAATATCCATAGCAGTACTACCAGAGTATAGGAGGATGGGGATAGGATACAACTTAATGGTTAAGGGGATGGAAGCATTAAAGGAGTATGGAGCCACAGAAGTATACTTGGAAGTTAGGGTTAGCAACTACCCAGCCATACACCTATACGAGAAACTAAACTATGTAATAGTGAATAGGATCTACGGATACTATGCCGATGGAGAGGATGCATACGTAATGGCTAGACAGCTATGATAATGAAACCTCCAAAGCCAATCTAACAGCCCTAAGAACCTCATTGAAAGCCATGGATGGAGGAGGCTCACCCCTAACTTCACCAATAACCTTACCAGCAGCCTGCTCCAAGGTATACGGAATATGCATAAACCCTGCCCTACCATTAATATTAAAGGCTTTCATAAAGTGAAGCCCAAGATACATAACACAATTGCATAGATATGTCCCCGCACTATTGGATACTGCAGCTGGAATCCCAGATTCCAGGAGGCGCTTAACAACAGCCTTAATGGGGAGGGTTGAAAAATATGCTACAGGCCCCCCTGGAATTATGGGTTCATCCACAGGATTGAAACCATCATTATCTGGACCTGAATCCATAACGTTCAATGCAACCCTCTCTACACGTATAAATGAGGATCTTGGTGCAAGCCCTAAACTGAGCAAAACCCTAGGCTTAAGCCTCGAAATATAACCCTCCAATAACCCCCTAACCCTAACATATGAGACTGGGAGAATCACACCCACCACATCTTCACCCATAATAGTCGATCCATCCATGGCCTTAGCTATCTCACCAGATGGATTATAATTCTCCCTACCATAAGGCTCAAACCCAGTTACCAATACAACCATAACCATCAAACCCAAACATAAATGTGAAGGGGGTAGAATAGAAAAAAGTTTCCATTGAAATGGTTCTGCTTCACCAGTTAGTCGGCGGATATGGAGCTTCTATCAGCATAATACTTCTTAACATACTTAGGCTTCAATTTTGAGGCTATATAGTTGAATGCAACCTCTGGATCACTCTTCTCACCACAAGTGTAAACATCTAGTGTTGCATAGGAGTATTCAGTCCAAGTATGTATGGCTATATGGCTTTCCACAACCAAAACTATAACTGAAACCCCACCCTTCTCTC harbors:
- the speD gene encoding adenosylmethionine decarboxylase is translated as MYIALLSEDREMVEKARVIVGKHVYGNLYDCDINVLSNEKFLRDVAVEAAKMANMTVWDVKSWKFGGEKGGVSVIVLVVESHIAIHTWTEYSYATLDVYTCGEKSDPEVAFNYIASKLKPKYVKKYYADRSSISAD
- a CDS encoding pyroglutamyl-peptidase I, producing MVMVVLVTGFEPYGRENYNPSGEIAKAMDGSTIMGEDVVGVILPVSYVRVRGLLEGYISRLKPRVLLSLGLAPRSSFIRVERVALNVMDSGPDNDGFNPVDEPIIPGGPVAYFSTLPIKAVVKRLLESGIPAAVSNSAGTYLCNCVMYLGLHFMKAFNINGRAGFMHIPYTLEQAAGKVIGEVRGEPPPSMAFNEVLRAVRLALEVSLS
- the rimI gene encoding ribosomal protein S18-alanine N-acetyltransferase, with translation MSEAKYTIRMVELKDIPVVMEINMKCLPENYTQSFFMQHYRKFPKAFLVAEVEGKVVGYIMCRVEHGISNFKFALTKKGHVISIAVLPEYRRMGIGYNLMVKGMEALKEYGATEVYLEVRVSNYPAIHLYEKLNYVIVNRIYGYYADGEDAYVMARQL